In one Cyclopterus lumpus isolate fCycLum1 chromosome 22, fCycLum1.pri, whole genome shotgun sequence genomic region, the following are encoded:
- the LOC117751121 gene encoding neutral cholesterol ester hydrolase 1-like, whose translation MRLLPVAATLSLAVAVAYYVYIPLPDAIQQPWKLMLLDAGFRATMHLASLKSWLGFDHYITSIRQSSEGFDGMMEGLLSSESGGGVMPGVKVSDVTFAGVPVRVYEPPAGGEGHLRRGLMFFHGGGWALGTAKKGPYDAINRMLSDELNAVVVSVEYRLYPEVHFPVPYLDCLAAAVHFLSPEVQARYAIDPDRVAVAGDSAGGNLAAAVAQEISTDETMRVKFSVQALIYPVLQALDFNTPSYLQNQHIPILHRHLMVRFWLQYLGADLSLLDQLLANNHSSLHHSNITPELRARLDWTALLAPKHKRSYRPLVVEKGSRGPAQELPGLLDVRASPLLAGPEVLAKCPRAYILTCEHDVLRDDGLMYARRLQDAGVSVTGDHYEDGFHGCFSFITWPMDFDVGKRAIRGYINWLQKNL comes from the exons ATGAGGCTGCTGCCGGTCGCCGCGACGCTGTCCCTCGCCGTGGCGGTCGCTTACTACGTGTACATCCCGCTGCCCGACGCCATCCAGCAGCCGTGGAAGCTCATGCTGCTGGATGCCGGATTCCGGGCAACGATGCATCTG GCCTCTCTGAAGTCGTGGCTGGGCTTCGACCACTACATCACGTCCATCAGGCAGTCCTCAGAGGGGTTTGACGGCATGATGGAGGGGCTGCTCAGTTCCGAGTCCGGCGGCGGGGTCATGCCCGGGGTCAAAGTCAGCGACGTCACCTTCGCCGGCGTCCCGGTCCGCGTGTACGAGCCCCCGGCCGGAGGGGAGGGTCACCTGAGGAGAGGCTTGATGTTCTTCCACGGGGGAGGCTGGGCCCTCGGCACCGCCA AGAAGGGCCCGTACGATGCAATCAACCGGATGTTGTCCGATGAGCTCAACGCTGTCGTGGTCTCTGTGGA GTATCGTCTGTATCCGGAGGTGCACTTCCCGGTGCCGTATTTGGACTGCCTCGCTGCCGCcgtgcacttcctgtcccccgAGGTCCAGGCCAGGTACGCGATCGACCCCGACCGCGTGGCCGTGGCGGGCGACAGCGCTGGAGGAAACCTGGCCGCTGCGGTCGCTCAGGAG atTTCTACTGATGAGACCATGAGGGTGAAATTCAGCGTCCAGGCGTTGATCTACCCGGTGCTCCAGGCTCTGGACTTCAACACGCCCTCCTACTTGCAGAACCAACACATACCCATCCTCCACCGGCACCTCATGGTCCGCTTCTGGCTGCAGTACCTCGGTGCTGACCTCTCCCTCCTGGACCAGTTGCTGGCCAACAACCACAGCTCCTTGCACCACTCCAACATCACCCCGGAGCTGCGGGCGCGGCTCGACTGGACCGCCCTGCTGGCCCCAAAACACAAGCGGAGCTACAGGCCCCTGGTGGTGGAGAAGGGCTCGCGGGGGCCGGCCCAGGAGCTGCCGGGCCTGCTGGACGTGAGGGCGTCGCCGCTGTTGGCAGGGCCGGAGGTTTTGGCCAAGTGCCCCCGAGCGTACATCCTGACGTGCGAGCACGACGTGTTGCGGGACGACGGCCTGATGTACGCGCGGCGCCTGCAGGACGCCGGCGTCTCCGTTACCGGCGACCACTACGAGGACGGCTTCCACGGATGCTTCAGCTTCATCACCTGGCCGATGGACTTCGATGTCGGGAAGAGAGCCATCAGGGGTTACATCAACTGGCTGCAGAAGAActtataa